In Rattus norvegicus strain BN/NHsdMcwi chromosome 1, GRCr8, whole genome shotgun sequence, a genomic segment contains:
- the Vom1r51 gene encoding vomeronasal type-1 receptor 1 has translation MDVFVTIHLNWGMMFLIQTTAGILGNTFLFHQYNFPFFTTQVMRPRNLILNQLIVTNNLVLLSKGIPQTLTTLGLAPYLGDAGCKSILYLYRVARGVSLITTSLLSGFQAIKLHPNTSGWLSLRISSSEWIGTCCFLCWMLQLIVNIHVPNIVSATQNSKNLTSKGLHRYCSTAGPESFIFFVAGVILPLNDIMCLFFMAWASGSMILVLHKHKQRVQYIHSHNLSSKSAREDRATRTILLLVTMFLSFYSLSSILSLCITQTENPSHWLLNTCILMSLGFPTLSPFVFICTYSHTSRCCFISNIKERQNPPTVLAF, from the coding sequence ATGGATGTCTTCGTTACAATTCACTTAAACTGGGGAATGATGTTCCTTATTCAGACCACTGCTGGAATCCTTGGCAATACCTTCCTCTTTCATCAGTATAACTTCCCATTTTTCACTACACAGGTGATGCGACCCAGGAACTTGATTCTCAATCAGCTCATTGTAACAAACAACTTGGTTCTTCTCTCCAAAGGGATTCCTCAAACATTGACCACTTTGGGGTTGGCACCTTACTTGGGGGATGCTGGGTGCAAATCCATTCTCTACTTGTACAGAGTGGCCAGAGGTGTCTCCCTCATTACTACCTCCCTCCTCAGTGGCTTTCAGGCCATTAAGCTTCACCCTAATACCTCAGGGTGGCTGAGCCTCAGAATTAGTTCCTCAGAGTGGATTGGCACCTGCTGTTTCCTTTGCTGGATGCTGCAGCTCATAGTCAACATCCATGTACCAAATATTGTAAGTGCCACACAGAATAGTAAAAACCTGACTTCCAAAGGACTCCACAGATACTGTTCCACCGCCGGGCCTGagagtttcattttctttgtagcAGGAGTGATTTTACCCCTGAATGATATAATGTGTCTGTTCTTCATGGCCTGGGCAAGTGGCTCCATGATCCTTGtcctacacaaacacaaacaacgAGTCCAGTACATCCATAGCCATAACCTATCCTCAAAGTCTGCCCGTGAAGACAGAGCCACACGGACTATCCTGCTCCTGGTGAccatgtttctctccttttactctCTATCTTCCATCTTATCACTTTGCATAACCCAGACCGAGAACCCAAGCCACTGGCTGCTAAACACCTGTATACTGATGTCACTTGGCTTCCCAACACTCAGCCCCTTTGTATTCATTTGCACTTATTCTCATACTTCTCGCTGTTGCTTCATTTCTAATATAAAGGAAAGACAAAATCCACCTACGGTCTTAGCATTTTAA